Within the Flavobacteriales bacterium genome, the region AATCACCACCATTATCTCCGTAATAAATAATCATTCTTTGTCCGTCTGGAGACAGACCCACCGATGCATCATGACTTGTTGTATTAACAGGCTTACCTAGATTTTCAAGTTTGGTCCATTCCCCATTTCTATGTTTGGTGACATATATATCTTCCATAAAAACATTAAAGTTTTCATCCATCTTCCCTCCTGTTGTTCCTGGTCGTTTGGAAGTGATAATCATCATAGATTCATCGGCAGTAATAACAGGAGCATATTCTTGTGAACTAGTGTTAACATTAGCACCAAGATTATCGATAAATACTCTTACCGGATTGGCCATTAATTCAATACCGTTCTTACATTCTTTTATTTTCCTATTTACTTTTGCCCTTCTATTATTTGAAACTTCATCTGTATATGTATCTTGATAATTCCCAAATTCCTCTATCGCTTTTTCCAATTGCAAGTTATAGTGGTAAGCTTGACCTAAATAAAAGTGAATATCCTTATTAACTCGAGGATTTAATCGGAATGCCGAAAGCAAATAATCCATTGCTCTCTTATCATTAGTATGCAGAATGTACGTTCTGCCTATTTTGTAATTAAGCATTGCGTTATTTTGATTAAAAGCATAGGCCTTTAGGTAGTGCTTTATAGCTTTCTGAAATCCCGATATTCCATAAATAAACTGCTGGTCACCTAATTTAATTTCTTTCAAGGCCTCTTTCATCTCTCCCTTATCCTGAGGGAAGTTTTCTTTTACAAAATCAATATTTTGCGCACTTAGCTGAGCTAGAGAAATTAAAAAGGCAATAAATAAAATCAGATATATTTTCATCTCTTAATAATCACAACTTTGTTGAAGATATGCATCCGTATTTTCCACACCCAATTCATTCGCTTTCTTCCAATCATCACAAGCCCCTTTTGCATTTCGAATCATCTCTTTCGCAATTCCTCTATTTAAATAGGCATAACCGTACTCATTATCCAGTTGTAATGCCTTGTTGCAATCTTGAATAGCTCCCTTATAGTCCTTCATTTTAATCTTTGAACCTGCTCTATTGTTATATGCATAAGCATATTTGGCATCCAATTTAATTACTTTGTCAAAATCTTTAATGGCTCCTTCATAGTCACCTAATCCAAATCGTGCACTACCTCTATTATTAATAGCAATTTTATAGGCCGGCTTCAACTTTATTGCAACTGAATAAGCTTTTATTGCTTCTTCATAATTTTCCATACGTTTCAAAGCACTTCCTAAATTATTGAAAGAAAAAGCCATTTTCTTATCCAACCTAACAGCACTTTTATAATCAGAAACTGCTCCTTTAAAATCTTCTTTCATTCGCTTCGCACTTCCTCTATCATTAAATGCGTGTGCGTAGTCTTCTTTGTTCTTTATTGCATTTGTATAATCGGCTATTGCTCCATCATAATCCTGTAACCCGAATTTTAATACCCCACGATAATAATAGGACTGGGCATGGTCCGGGCTAACCCTTACTGAATTATCATAATCTTCAACAGCCTCCTTAACATTTCCTAAATCCGCGTTAACGCTTCCTCTTTGGTAATAGCCCATGTTATTTGAATCTGGGTCCAACTGTATTACTATATCGAAATCCTTTAGAGCCTCTTCAAAATTCCGTAACTCCTTATTCGCTAATCCCCTATTATATGCCGCTCTTAAGAAAGTAGAATCCGAATCTAATGCAAGTGAGAAGTTTTTAATAGCCTCGGCAAAATCTCCTTTATTAAAACTTACAATACCTGTATTATATATTTTCTCTACATTAGAATTCAATGTATCACCAGCATAATGAACAGTATCCATGGCAGAAGTCGCCGCTTCATCCTGTGCAATTGCACATGTATAACTCACTGCAAATAAGAAGAGCAATAAATACTTGTTGATCATAGTAACAAACTTAAATATTTTTAGTGTAGAGAACTAATATTAACGAATTCTTGGAAACTATTTGAAAAGGAATGGTATTAGAATACTACTTAGAAAACAGTTTTACTTATATTCGACCAATACTAATTTCAATAATTTAAGTCATGGCCAAAAAGTCTATACTAACTACAAAATCATTAAACTTTCTAGAAAAATACATCAACAATGCATCACCTACCGGCTTTGAGGCGGAAGGACAAAAGCTATGGTTAAAATATCTAAAGCCATACATTGATGAGCATATAGTTGACAACTACGGAACTGTAGTTGGTATTATCAATCCCAAAGAGAAATTTAAAGTAGTTATTGAAGCACATGCGGATGAAATATCTTGGTTCGTGAACTACATTTCCG harbors:
- a CDS encoding tetratricopeptide repeat protein, with protein sequence MINKYLLLFLFAVSYTCAIAQDEAATSAMDTVHYAGDTLNSNVEKIYNTGIVSFNKGDFAEAIKNFSLALDSDSTFLRAAYNRGLANKELRNFEEALKDFDIVIQLDPDSNNMGYYQRGSVNADLGNVKEAVEDYDNSVRVSPDHAQSYYYRGVLKFGLQDYDGAIADYTNAIKNKEDYAHAFNDRGSAKRMKEDFKGAVSDYKSAVRLDKKMAFSFNNLGSALKRMENYEEAIKAYSVAIKLKPAYKIAINNRGSARFGLGDYEGAIKDFDKVIKLDAKYAYAYNNRAGSKIKMKDYKGAIQDCNKALQLDNEYGYAYLNRGIAKEMIRNAKGACDDWKKANELGVENTDAYLQQSCDY
- a CDS encoding PD40 domain-containing protein, with the protein product MKIYLILFIAFLISLAQLSAQNIDFVKENFPQDKGEMKEALKEIKLGDQQFIYGISGFQKAIKHYLKAYAFNQNNAMLNYKIGRTYILHTNDKRAMDYLLSAFRLNPRVNKDIHFYLGQAYHYNLQLEKAIEEFGNYQDTYTDEVSNNRRAKVNRKIKECKNGIELMANPVRVFIDNLGANVNTSSQEYAPVITADESMMIITSKRPGTTGGKMDENFNVFMEDIYVTKHRNGEWTKLENLGKPVNTTSHDASVGLSPDGQRMIIYYGDNGGD